Proteins co-encoded in one Colletes latitarsis isolate SP2378_abdomen chromosome 2, iyColLati1, whole genome shotgun sequence genomic window:
- the Jbug gene encoding filamin-type immunoglobulin domains fbug isoform X2, with protein MPAPKMSVIGDSIRLVPAGSPALFELSALGFNSNEIDVQIITPSKRHIPARIDEEPGRSGEFRVEFTPTEVGSHLVEVSIAGQKLPAGPLVAKVYNSSLIQVTDVPSAVVGHACQFRVDASAAGEGQLEISINEGEVPNHVQVVGGGRCLVSFTPEIAKPHYIDIKFNGEAVKGCPFICNVSDTSRVTLSLNHLELIPVDQPASFHMGVDGSGSAELAVSVRGPNSELPVKVTGDIKSGFTAEFIPRDVGIHSISVEYNGHPVNGTPFLAKAFNADKVLIGPVARGSVGQPTHFSVDASQAGEGNLEITISARSQNIPTQVTPQGNARFSVSFVPFEACEHIINIAFNKRTVPGCPIVTRVGGDSHVTVSGQALSSAGLGRQSYLTVSNVAGSLEDLEVNVEGPNGQAVPAQVTDNKDTTCSVAFTPRVVGEHRISVSHRNVAVVGSPFSCKVYDVTAIKVKDAKHGVIGMPVTFLVETSQAGPGNLEVTVNGGRVPTSAQAQGPHTYAISFTPREPIVHTVDLRFNGEDVPGSPFSCQVSDTAKVIITEGLEKVSVNRLTTFTIEADPSLGTPIVEVLSPTRESLSVHVKQNGHGSYTAGFTPKDVGDHSVEVKLSGSHVEGSPFLVKAYNADKVKVTDINSGVVGKPVFFSINASQAGAGNLEIIVAVNGKNVPNYVQSEGNAKFRVNFKPQEAAVHSLSVRFNGEPVPGSPFSCKVVGAGQAAIIGHHLKMGAVKQLISFTVDPQAPSTNCDVIVMPPSSISLPITIEPIDGKYNISFVPMEVGRHNISVLVDNEHVKGSPFACNIYDVTKVHVSGLTEALLGQATTFTVDAAEAGEGTLELVVSTENNTVKAEVVACARGLYDVTFVPQTTSTHYVNISFNDDNVPGSPFKCPVVSTMLDGPSMIRVGNTAYMDLEMPGLEGPVSAEVTGPDGIIIPCTLTKLSSNLYRVEIRTRQVGTYSVIFSDGHKMISSQTLQAFDPGKVTIKEVSDVVCHRPGSIIVVASKEAGPGKLAVNVRAAGADVDSVVREGDNGLYEIIFHPTRAAPHRVHMKYNEVHISGSPLDVTVRSPTGGREVTATGLGLYQSCVGKVTSFTIETLGRPGKEFDVVISGPQGNAVPVRCYQHRDGNLLAEFTTNTIGTYKIDVLHGAKPVLGSPFFCQAFDVSKVKLQELGPMTVSVHDHIAFKIMKTDAGMADLDVTATSPLGQELPLQVTPLNDGAEMVEFSPSVPGTYMMNITYGGCPIPGSPVVCTVDAAGQARAKGEGLLSGHVDKAAHFIVTGTRSPPAVQVDGPDSVSKAIIEAGANPGTWNVSYVPSEVGVFDIRVVSAGQQLPGSPWHPKIIDTRNLRVIGGWPAVCDDIGRLKLHPSNKISFDTADAGPGELTGKIGDQPLSFEMTSNNRLKLIPPHINGGEHRLEILFNGSSFPGAPKLAIVQDLEPPVQDTSRVLLRGRGLTSAKCGEEVSFTIDGSQAGNGTPKVQLFSPTNELNVMLQHLGDSVYRASYIPLTPDPLLMTVSWNGRQLKGCPLQINVTSAADASRVICSGDGLKNGIVGQEIRSFIDTRRAGPGELTAHCVGPHKVAYCELYDHGDATFTLNVKPQEAGRHALTIKYAGEHVPGSPFTLRVSGAPDASKVRVYGPGIEHGVLATFQSRFICDTRGAGAGQLTVRVRGPKGAFRVEMQRETQKDRIILCRYDPTEPGDYRVEVRWAGVLVPGSPFPVKIVDTQDELLMLTQGGDNYSTGHHTIASWRGSQAIL; from the exons ATGCCAGCCCCAAAAATGTCAGTAATTGGGGACTCCATAAGATTGGTCCCTGCCGGTAGTCCTGCATTGTTCGAGCTCTCTGCTCTTGgctttaacagcaatgaaattgATGTCCAAATTATAA CACCTTCTAAAAGGCATATACCAGCAAGAATTGACGAAGAACCAGGACGCTCTGGAGAATTTAGAGTTGAATTTACACCAACAGAAGTAGGCAGTCATCTTGTGGAAGTAAGCATCGCGGGACAAAAGCTACCGGCAGGACCTCTTGTTGCCAAGGTGTACAATAGCAGTTTAATTCAAGTTACTGATGTACCCAGTGCTGTTGTAGGGCATGCCTGCCAATTTAGAG TCGATGCTAGTGCTGCTGGCGAGGGACAGCTTGAAATCTCAATAAATGAAGGAGAGGTGCCCAATCACGTACAAGTAGTAGGAGGTGGACGTTGTCTTGTCTCCTTTACGCCTGAAATTGCTAAACCACACTACATAGATATAAAGTTCAATGGGGAAGCAGTTAAAGGATGCCCCTTTATTTGTAACGTTTCCGATACAAGCAGAGTAACGTTAAGTTTAAATCACCTGGAATTAATTCCAGTCGATCAACCTGCTAGCTTTCATATGGGAGTTGATGGTAGCGGTAGCGCAGAGCTTGCAGTTTCTGTACGAG GACCAAATAGCGAATTACCCGTTAAAGTAACGGGCGATATAAAGAGTGGCTTCACGGCAGAATTCATTCCAAGAGACGTTGGCATTCATTCGATTAGCGTCGAGTATAATGGGCATCCTGTAAATGGCACACCATTCTTAGCTAAGGCATTCAATGCGGACAAAGTGTTAATCGGTCCTGTAGCTAGGGGTAGTGTTGGTCAGCCAACACACTTCTCCG TCGACGCAAGTCAAGCTGGCGAAGGAAATTTAGAAATCACGATATCGGCTCGTAGTCAGAATATACCTACCCAAGTGACGCCACAAGGGAATGCACGATTCTCGGTCAGCTTTGTACCATTCGAGGCGTGCGAACACATAATTAATATCGCCTTTAACAAACGAACTGTGCCAGGCTGTCCGATTGTtactcgggtaggtggtgatagTCATGTAACAGTGAGTGGGCAGGCATTAAGCAGTGCTGGATTAGGACGGCAAAGCTATCTTACTGTCAGTAACGTTGCCGGTAGCTTGGAGGATTTAGAAGTAAACGTTGAAG GACCCAATGGACAGGCTGTACCCGCTCAAGTGACTGACAACAAAGACACGACCTGCAGCGTAGCATTTACGCCAAGAGTAGTCGGAGAACATAGAATTTCGGTAAGCCATCGGAATGTTGCCGTGGTTGGCAGTCCATTTAGCTGCAAAGTCTATGACGTGACTGCCATCAAAGTAAAGGATGCTAAACACGGTGTTATAGGAATGCCTGTAACTTTCTTAG ttgaaactAGTCAAGCAGGACCAGGGAACTTAGAAGTGACTGTAAATGGCGGTCGTGTGCCTACGTCTGCTCAAGCTCAGGGTCCGCACACGTATGCGATATCATTTACACCTCGAGAGCCAATTGTACATACCGTGGACTTACGATTCAATGGAGAGGATGTACCTGGTAGTCCTTTTAGCTGTCAG GTGAGTGACACCGCGAAAGTAATAATAACCGAAGGGCTCGAAAAAGTGTCTGTAAATCGCCTGACAACATTCACAATAGAAGCAGATCCTTCCTTAGGAACACCTATAGTAGAAGTTCTTTCACCCACTAGAGAAAGTTTGTCAGTTCACGTTAAACAGAACGGGCATGGGAGTTACACTGCAGGTTTTACCCCAAAAGACGTTG GCGACCATAGCGTTGAAGTGAAATTAAGTGGATCGCACGTGGAAGGTAGCCCATTTCTAGTAAAAGCTTATAATGCGGATAAAGTAAAGGTGACAGATATAAATAGCGGGGTCGTTGGGAAACCAGTTTTCTTCAGTA TTAACGCTAGCCAAGCAGGTGCTGGCAATCTTGAAATCATTGTTGCTGTAAATGGTAAAAACGTACCAAATTATGTACAAAGCGAAGGGAATGCAAAGTTCAGAGTAAATTTCAAACCTCAAGAAGCTGCTGTGCACAGCCTCAGCGTTCGTTTCAACGGGGAACCTGTCCCGGGTTCGCCATTTAGCTGTAAAGTAGTTGGCGCGGGACAAGCAGCGATCATAGGTCATCATTTAAAAATGGGAGCCGTGAAGCAGCTGATTTCTTTCACGGTAGATCCACAAGCTCCTTCGACGAATTGCGATGTGATCGTAATGCCGCCATCTAGTATATCGCTCCCTATTACAATAGAACCCATAGATGGAAAATATAACATTAGTTTTGTGCCTATGGAAGTGGGCAGACATAATATCAGCGTGTTAGTGGACAATGAACATGTAAAAGGATCTCCGTTTGCTTGCAATATTTATGACGTCACGAAG gTTCACGTGTCGGGTCTTACGGAAGCGTTGTTAGGTCAAGCAACAACTTTTACAGTTGATGCCGCGGAAGCTGGTGAAGGAACATTGGAATTAGTAGTGAGCACGGAAAATAATACCGTTAAAGCTGAAGTAGTCGCCTGTGCTCGCGGATTGTACGACGTAACGTTCGTTCCACAGACTACTAGTACTCATTATGTTAATATTAGTTTCAACGATGACAATGTACCAG GGAGTCCATTTAAATGTCCTGTGGTCAGTACTATGTTAGACGGGCCATCTATGATTCGAGTTGGCAATACAGCTTACATGGATTTAGAAATGCCAGGATTGGAAGGTCCCGTATCAGCTGAAGTTACAG GACCCGATGGTATAATTATCCCATGCACTTTGACGAAATTATCGTCCAATTTATATCGAGTAGAAATCCGAACGCGACAAGTTGGAACTTACAGCGTAATTTTTAGTGACGGTCACAAAATGATAAGTTCCCAAACACTTCAAGCTTTCGATCCTGGAAAAGTTACGATTAAAGAAGTATCAGACGTAGTTTGCCATCGACCTGGAAGTATTATAG TGGTTGCATCGAAAGAAGCCGGACCCGGAAAACTGGCAGTGAATGTGCGCGCTGCTGGAGCCGACGTCGATAGCGTAGTCAGGGAAGGAGATAATGGTCTttatgaaataatttttcatccaaCACGAGCAGCTCCTCATAGAGTCCACATGAAGTATAACGAAGTTCACATCTCGG gcAGTCCATTAGACGTAACTGTTCGCAGCCCTACTGGAGGACGGGAAGTAACTGCCACAGGTTTAGGATTATATCAATCGTGCGTTGGAAAAGTGACCTCGTTTACCATCGAAACATTAGGACGCCCTGGGAAAGAATTCGACGTCGTAATTAGCGGGCCACAAGGCAACGCGGTTCCAGTTCGATGTTATCAACATCGAGATGGGAATTTGCTTGCTGAATTTACAACAAACACTATTG GAACATACAAGATCGATGTTCTGCATGGTGCGAAACCCGTGCTGGGTTCACCGTTTTTCTGTCAAGCTTTCGATGTTTCCAAAGTGAAATTGCAAGAGTTGGGTCCAATGACCGTATCTGTACACGATCATATCGCATTTAAAA TAATGAAGACAGACGCTGGAATGGCGGATTTGGATGTGACAGCAACAAGTCCACTGGGTCAAGAACTTCCGTTACAAGTTACTCCGCTTAACGATGGAGCCGAGATGGTGGAATTTTCTCCTAGCGTACCCGGTACTTACATGATGAACATCACATACG GAGGATGTCCCATACCCGGTAGTCCAGTAGTGTGCACGGTTGATGCAGCTGGGCAAGCTCGTGCAAAGGGAGAAGGTTTACTGAGCGGTCATGTAGATAAGGCAGCACATTTTATCGTTACTGGCACGAGAAGTCCTCCGGCTGTTCAG GTCGATGGTCCGGACAGTGTTTCGAAAGCGATCATCGAAGCCGGGGCCAATCCGGGTACTTGGAACGTATCTTACGTTCCATCTGAGGTCGGCGTGTTCGATATCAGAGTTGTCTCGGCTGGGCAACAGCTTCCTGGATCTCCCTGGCATCCGAAAATCATAGATACACGAAATCTTCGCGTGATCG GTGGTTGGCCGGCTGTATGCGACGATATTGGACGGTTGAAATTACACCCATCAAATAAAATCAGTTTTGACACCGCTGATGCGGGGCCAGGCGAACTCACTGGGAAAATAGGCGATCAGCCGTTATCTTTCGAAATGACTTCAAACAATAGACTGAAGCTCATTCCACCGCATATCAATGGTGGAGAGCACCGCTTAGAAATATTATTCAATGGGTCGTCATTCCCGGGAGCCCCAAAGCTAGCAATAGTTCAAGATTTAGAG CCACCAGTACAAGACACGAGTCGAGTATTATTAAGAGGGAGAGGATTAACATCTGCTAAGTGCGGAGAGGAAGTTAGTTTCACAATAGACGGCTCCCAAGCTGGTAACGGAACGCCGAAAGTTCAACTCTTTTCACCGACTAATGAACTCAACGTAATGTTGCAACATTTAG GGGACAGTGTTTATCGTGCAAGTTATATACCGCTAACTCCGGATCCCCTTTTAATGACCGTGTCGTGGAACGGAAGACAATTAAAAGGGTGCCCCTTGCAAATAAATGTAACGAGTGCGGCCGATGCTTCGCGAGTTATTTGCTCAGGGGATGGGCTAAAAAACGGTATAGTTGGACAAGAAATAAGAAGTTTCATCGACACGAGACGCGCGGGACCTG GCGAACTAACGGCACACTGTGTCGGGCCTCACAAAGTGGCTTACTGCGAGTTGTACGATCATGGCGATGCAACTTTCACGTTAAATGTAAAACCTCAAGAGGCCGGGCGTCATGCGTTGACAATTAAGTATGCTGGAGAACATGTTCCGGGTTCGCCTTTTACGTTGCGTGTTTCCGGTGCCCCGGATGCTTCGAAg GTTCGAGTGTACGGGCCAGGAATCGAGCACGGTGTATTAGCAACGTTTCAATCGCGCTTCATTTGCGATACGCGCGGTGCCGGTGCCGGTCAACTCACGGTAAGAGTTCGTGGCCCCAAGGGAGCGTTCAGAGTAGAAATGCAGAGAGAAACTCAAAAGGATCGGATAATACTTTGTCGATACGATCCAACGGAGCCGGGTGATTATAGAGTTGAAGTTCGCTGGGCAGGCGTTCTGGTACCTGGTTCTCCGTTTCCCGTTAAAATCGTCGATACGCAAGACGAATTATTAATGTTAACGCAG GGTGGAGACAATTACTCAACGGGACATCATACCATCGCGTCATGGCGTGGATCACAAGCTATATTGTAA